In the Longimicrobiaceae bacterium genome, one interval contains:
- a CDS encoding RsmD family RNA methyltransferase, translated as MRIVGGKWAGRHLTSPPDRRVRPTAEGVRDAWMAMVEPYVEGARVLDLFAGTGALGLEAMSRGARSADFVEDRPASLHALKANVAALRVRERTRIFKKDALRFAAALEPGSYDLAFADPPYGSRMLDRLIEGWQAKPFAPVLAVEHAADHVLPPGGKRYLLEETTAVTLYRAPRQAARPAPENA; from the coding sequence GTGAGGATCGTGGGAGGGAAGTGGGCGGGGCGGCACCTGACCTCGCCGCCGGACCGCCGGGTGCGCCCCACGGCAGAGGGGGTGCGCGACGCCTGGATGGCGATGGTGGAGCCGTACGTGGAGGGCGCCCGCGTCCTCGACCTGTTCGCGGGGACGGGGGCGCTCGGGCTGGAGGCGATGTCGCGGGGGGCGCGCTCGGCGGACTTCGTGGAGGACCGCCCCGCCAGCCTGCACGCGCTGAAGGCCAACGTGGCCGCGCTGCGGGTGCGGGAGCGGACGCGGATCTTCAAGAAGGACGCGCTCCGCTTCGCCGCGGCGCTGGAGCCGGGGAGCTACGACCTGGCCTTCGCGGACCCGCCCTACGGCTCGCGGATGCTGGACCGGCTGATCGAGGGGTGGCAGGCGAAGCCCTTCGCCCCGGTGCTGGCCGTGGAGCACGCGGCCGACCACGTCCTCCCGCCCGGAGGGAAGCGGTACCTCCTGGAGGAGACGACCGCCGTCACCCTCTACCGCGCGCCGAGACAGGCCGCCCGCCCCGCGCCCGAGAATGCCTGA
- a CDS encoding alpha/beta fold hydrolase — MEETVNGATLRHEVFGEGEPVLFAHGFPLSGALWHPVVERLGGGWRCIVPDLRGHGGSAATPDAGMDDHADDLARLLDALGETRPVVLAGMSMGGYVAFAFARRHPERVRALALVNTRAQADTPEQARGRLETAERVLREGSATVADAMAGKLFAPAAPQA; from the coding sequence ATGGAGGAGACCGTCAACGGAGCGACGCTGCGCCACGAGGTGTTCGGGGAGGGAGAGCCGGTGCTCTTCGCGCACGGCTTCCCGCTCTCCGGGGCGCTCTGGCACCCCGTCGTCGAGCGGCTGGGCGGCGGATGGCGCTGCATCGTCCCCGACCTGCGGGGCCACGGCGGCAGCGCGGCGACGCCGGACGCGGGGATGGACGACCACGCGGACGACCTCGCGCGGCTGCTCGACGCCCTGGGGGAGACGCGGCCCGTGGTGCTGGCGGGGATGTCGATGGGGGGCTACGTGGCCTTCGCCTTCGCGCGGCGGCACCCGGAGCGGGTGCGGGCGCTCGCGCTGGTGAACACCCGCGCGCAGGCCGACACCCCGGAGCAGGCGCGCGGCCGGCTAGAGACCGCGGAGCGCGTGCTGCGGGAGGGGAGCGCCACCGTCGCCGACGCCATGGCGGGGAAGCTGTTCGCGCCCGCCGCTCCCCAGGCGC
- a CDS encoding ArsC/Spx/MgsR family protein: MEVQIFGTKKCKESQKALRFFKERRIRTHFVDLAVKAASQGELKRFAQKFGAEALLDREGKRFRDRGLHVAHVSEARILPLLEEDPGLLRTPLLRSGNLLSLGWDEGEWRERLKQAAS, encoded by the coding sequence ATGGAAGTCCAGATCTTCGGTACGAAGAAGTGCAAGGAGTCGCAGAAGGCGCTGCGGTTCTTCAAGGAGCGGCGGATCAGGACGCACTTCGTCGACCTCGCGGTGAAGGCGGCCTCGCAGGGGGAGCTGAAGCGCTTCGCGCAGAAGTTCGGCGCGGAGGCGCTGCTGGACCGGGAGGGGAAGCGCTTCCGCGACCGCGGCCTGCACGTGGCGCACGTCTCCGAGGCGCGGATCCTCCCGCTGCTGGAAGAGGACCCGGGGCTCCTCCGCACCCCGCTGCTCCGCTCCGGGAACCTGCTCTCGCTCGGGTGGGACGAGGGGGAGTGGAGGGAGCGGCTGAAGCAGGCGGCATCGTGA
- a CDS encoding GNAT family N-acetyltransferase — protein sequence MPDPIRIRPASADDADAFLALVDALADYEKLDRPTPEARERLLRDAFGPEPRIRVHLAELEGRAAAYTITLDTYSSFLALPTLYLEDLFVLPETRRNGIASAFFRFHAGEAARKGYGRMEWQVLDWNQLAIDFYDRLGARRMSDWFTYRLSAEQLREIAGA from the coding sequence ATGCCTGACCCGATCCGGATCCGCCCCGCGTCCGCTGACGACGCGGACGCCTTCCTGGCGCTGGTGGACGCCCTGGCCGACTACGAGAAGCTGGACCGCCCCACCCCGGAGGCCCGCGAGCGGCTGCTGCGCGACGCCTTCGGGCCGGAGCCGCGCATCCGCGTGCACCTGGCGGAGCTGGAGGGGCGCGCGGCGGCCTACACGATCACGCTGGACACCTACTCGTCCTTTCTCGCCCTCCCCACGCTGTACCTGGAGGACCTGTTCGTGCTCCCGGAGACGCGGCGCAACGGGATCGCCTCCGCGTTCTTCCGCTTCCACGCGGGCGAGGCGGCGCGGAAGGGCTACGGGCGGATGGAGTGGCAGGTGCTGGACTGGAACCAGCTCGCCATCGACTTCTACGACCGGCTGGGGGCGCGCCGCATGAGCGACTGGTTCACGTACCGGCTCTCCGCGGAGCAGCTCCGGGAGATCGCGGGCGCGTAG
- a CDS encoding DUF4105 domain-containing protein has translation MQDLSHTLRAPLRRALTVFALVLAALAPAPLAAQAAPAPSAGAAPGSELDVFLVTMGQGDMVWEKFGHNAIWIHDPVAGTDYVYNYGLFDFNSPGYWQRFLKGNWLYELGVSDIDRTMYQYRHFNRSVQAQELNLTPAQKAELQAFLEWNARPENREYLYDYYRDNCSTRIRDVIDRVIGGRLRAATMGEPTGTTYRWHSERLIAEDRPAYFGLLGGLGPAADRPIDAWEEMFLPGKVQEQVRTVRVPDESGRMVPLVAAEHTLFTAVGREPERAEPPFWLPWYLLAGLALGGALAGLGSAARRSRAARAGFAALGGFWSLVSGVGGALLLALWTLTNHQIAYRNENLFQFDPLSLALVVLVPALALGARWAARPARVLALTVAALSVAGFVLQALPGLDQVNGTMIAFTLPVHLGLAWGVDRLARNGREREQGTATREEPAAAGSAERRRQAVAG, from the coding sequence ATGCAGGACCTCTCCCACACCCTCCGCGCGCCCCTGCGCCGCGCGCTCACGGTCTTCGCGCTGGTGCTGGCGGCGCTCGCCCCCGCGCCGCTCGCCGCGCAGGCGGCTCCGGCTCCGTCCGCGGGTGCGGCGCCCGGCTCGGAGCTCGATGTGTTCCTGGTCACCATGGGGCAGGGAGACATGGTGTGGGAGAAGTTCGGGCACAACGCCATCTGGATCCACGACCCGGTGGCGGGGACCGACTACGTCTACAACTACGGGCTGTTCGACTTCAACTCCCCGGGGTACTGGCAGCGCTTTCTCAAGGGGAACTGGCTGTACGAGCTGGGCGTGTCGGACATCGACCGGACGATGTACCAGTACCGCCACTTCAACCGCTCGGTCCAGGCGCAGGAGCTGAACCTCACCCCGGCGCAGAAGGCGGAGCTGCAGGCCTTCCTGGAGTGGAACGCGCGCCCGGAGAACCGCGAGTACCTGTACGACTACTACCGCGACAACTGCTCCACGCGCATCCGCGACGTGATCGACCGGGTGATCGGCGGCCGCCTGCGCGCCGCCACCATGGGCGAGCCGACGGGGACCACCTACCGCTGGCACAGCGAGCGGCTGATCGCGGAGGACAGGCCCGCCTACTTCGGCCTCCTGGGCGGCCTGGGCCCCGCGGCGGACCGGCCGATCGACGCGTGGGAGGAGATGTTCCTCCCGGGGAAGGTGCAGGAGCAGGTTCGCACCGTGCGGGTGCCGGACGAGAGCGGGCGGATGGTGCCGCTGGTGGCCGCGGAGCACACGCTCTTCACCGCGGTCGGCCGGGAGCCGGAGAGGGCGGAGCCGCCCTTCTGGCTCCCCTGGTACCTGCTCGCCGGGCTGGCGCTGGGCGGCGCGCTGGCCGGTCTCGGGTCGGCGGCGCGGCGGTCGCGCGCGGCGCGTGCCGGCTTCGCGGCGCTGGGCGGGTTCTGGTCGCTGGTGTCCGGCGTCGGCGGGGCGCTCCTCCTGGCGCTGTGGACGCTCACCAACCACCAGATCGCCTACCGCAACGAGAACCTGTTCCAGTTCGACCCGCTGTCGCTCGCGCTGGTGGTGCTCGTCCCCGCGCTCGCCCTCGGGGCCCGCTGGGCGGCCCGCCCGGCACGGGTGCTGGCGCTCACCGTGGCGGCGCTGTCCGTCGCCGGCTTCGTGCTGCAGGCTCTCCCGGGGCTGGACCAGGTCAACGGCACGATGATCGCCTTCACCCTCCCGGTGCACCTGGGGCTCGCCTGGGGCGTGGACCGGCTCGCGCGGAACGGCAGGGAGAGGGAACAGGGGACAGCGACCAGGGAAGAGCCTGCAGCGGCGGGCAGCGCGGAGCGCCGACGCCAGGCCGTGGCGGGGTAG